CTGTGCTGCACCAGACCAGTGAAGGTGGcacctgcagcacaggctgcagggcatCATAGGACCATCCTTTCCCTGGGGTGTTGCTTTCTGCATCCCACTCTGTGATGCAGAGCTAAAAAAAATCACCGCAATTCTCTGCAGACAAGCTGCATggtcaacagcagcagcagctgacagAGCAGAGCCAAACCTCCTGTTGTCCAGAGCGGCAATGTCATTACCACCAGTCCTAAACCACGCAGGATAGCACAGTATAAAGCAGATGGATGCAACAGGCAGCAAAAAACTCACCAAAGACAAGCGTATTAGTAAAGTAGAAGCCATTAGAGGCTGATTATGGCTGCAGCTGAGTCAGTCAGCTCGAGGCTGTATGTAATACCATCCATCAGGAGGAGCATGCCATGCCAGGCAGCTATAACTTCTCATTATGGCAAGATAGGAACTGCATTTACTCATAGCCCACACCTCCGGGTGAACATCTTATGGTGTAcaaagcaataggacaagagatGGTGAACCCGAGAATTAGCTAGAAGTTTGGGTGGATTTCCAGAGAAAGATAtcaactttcatttaaaaataggaagACTGAATACATTGAAAGCCGTGCATTTTTATCCTAATGTGTTAAGATATCAGGCAAACTTTTCGGCAtctcaggatttatttttttttcccttgtaaaaaaaaaaaaaaaaaaaaaaaaaaaagatatgttcTGTAGAAAATTCCAAACTgcatttttctacttaaaaagaGTTTTGATGGAAAATACTTGACCGGTCCTTGTAGGGGATAGTATTGTACGAGGAGGTCACTGTAGGGACACACAAGTGTGTGCAGAAAAGGACAGACTCTTTGACAGATGCTTTAGGGGGCTTGTTCCCAGGACCAGACACACAGGATTGGGAGCTTTGAGTAAGACAAGACATATCTTATTTGAAAAGTACATATACTGTGCTCTTGGCTTTCCAAAGTGCTTTGTTGTTGCCATTGCTATATATTGCCTGCATTGTAATGGTGCTGGCCACAGGCTGCCAAGAAAATGCCTGGGTTGCTGGTGTAGCATTTGCATCCTTACCAGATTTGGCCTTCAAACCTCGCAGTCCAAGTGTTAGCGTAAAGCTGTAGCCTTCTGGATTGCTTTCAAATGCAATCTGGAGTAAAGAGAAAATTGCAGCCTTGGCCGGGCCAGCATAGCAATCTCCCAAGACTGTACTGGTCCCTCAGCACAGCGTGGCAGAGCCCTCTCCCTCCATTGTATCTCATGAAGACAGGCAGGGCGTTGTAGTGAATCCCTTACCGTTACTTTCGGGTAAGTAGTAATGCATGACTCAAAAGCACCGGAGACAGACAACTTTCTGCCAAGTGATATGTCTCAGGAAATCAAACTGGCTTCCTGGGGCTGGTTTTGAAATAAAACGACATTGAATCAGGAGGCAGAGCTACACAAGTTCAGTTTTGGGATGCACTGAGCATGGGTACATTTTGCTCTATTGAGGTCCGTTCCCCTTCCTCCATGCCTCGGTATTGTCATCAGGGTGTTTCCTGCGCTGCCTGCTGCTTTTGTTGGTGCTTTTATCTCTTCCTGCGTGCGATGGCAGGGGTGTGGGTATCTATCACAGCAAATGGCATGTTTTCAGGCGTACACGAACAGATTCTGGCTGAAGGTGGTGAGGCCAGTGGAGGTGGAGCAGGTCCGGCTGCGCAGCCAGTGCTGGGGCAAGGGGAGAGGCTGGTGCTCCTCACCAGCACTGAACATCTCTGGGGCCCATCTGTCATGGGAGAGCTGCAGGATGGCAGAGACGCCGCTTCTGCGTCTGTCTGGTGCTCAGCGAGATGGCAGGTTTGGGAGAGCCAAGTCCTCCTGGCTCACGCTGCTCACTTTGCACGCAGCCTGAAATAAAAGCTCGTCTAGCTCCAGTGGGGACTGGATCTGGTCCTTGGCAAACACCCTTTGTGCTCTCCAGTTGAGTCGTGCCACTTCTTCTCCCCCTTACAAGACTGAGGACTGGAGTGCCCTTACAGCAGGGATGGAGTGAGTCTTTCGCTCTCTCAGCAAAGCAATTAGCACTAACGAGCCCTGTTCCAGTCTGGGTGttcaggcaggagcaggcagcagtaTGTACACCCTTGTGTGCTCACACACCTTCCCACCACGCTGGTAGGGCTGGGCAGGAGCATGGGCCAGGAGGAGGACTGGGGACCTGGCACTGCAATCAGCTTGTTCATTTCGCTTCAGCCACCCAGTGGTGTCTGTAAGGCTGATGGGACACAGAGAGGTGATACCACCCAGATGGGTGTTCCTGGGCCCCTGTGGTGCCAAGAACAGCCAAAACTTCCTCTTCTCCTGGAGTGGCCCCGAGCTCGCTGAGAGCTCCCAGGCTGTGCTTCGCAGCAGGGTGGACACAAAGGTATGTGCTTGATACGTGGTATTGCCTTGCCCTAAGCACCTTCCCCGCCTTAAATCCAGGTGCTGTCAccagctctgcatttcacccccaAATAAGGCTGGCACCCAGGGGCAGATGAGCTGAAGTACGCTTAGATTTTACCCTGTGAGAGTCAGTGGAGCAAAAGGCACCTCCAAAAGAcacaaagctatttttttcttggGAGGCACTTCCCTGGCGCTACACCTGGTAAAATAGCTCATGCTGCACAGGGTGCGATGGTGCCCTTGGCCAGGCCCTGATGGAGAGGACGAATGGTGGGATGCAGCTGGGACGTGCATCTGAGCGATGTGCCGGAGAAACCTGGGGGAACggcgggcaggagggcaggaggaagcgCCCTGCAGCAAAAGCCGCGGCACCGAGCATCGAAGGAAGGATGTTTGGGCACATGCAGCTGCCGGGAGATGGGGTTACAAGGCGAAGCTAAACAAAGATTGCTGCGAAAAGGAAACGGATCCCTCCTGCCGACTGTAAGGTAGGAGCCGAGAGCGGTGGTGGCTGCTTGACATCATCGGGATGAGCATTGGATTACAGCAGGCAGGGACTGACTCGGGAGGGGAGAACACGCCCCTCGGCCCCAGAAGTGCAACTTCATTTAGCAGCTCCCAGTACAAGGAAACTGCAAGTCTGAAACTGGCTGCGACTCCCCCGGCCAGCTTGGCTGCTCGCCGCCCTGGGCAGAGACGCCAGGAGGGTGAAATCCAGCCTCGATTTCTTCCTCAGTGGCGGGACCGCGGAACTTGGCATTCGAGAAGCAGCGGGAGCTGGGGTGGCCGTAAGTAGGGCTGTGCACGCTGCTGTGGGCATGTGGGGCAGGCGATGGGGTGGGATGGTCGGTGGCCAGGAGACCTGTCTAGAAGTGCAGCAaggggctgctctccagcacgGGAGCCAGAGCCACGCTACGAAGGGATGATTTGTTTAGAGAGACAGTTAACTTTTACCTAACCGACTGTGAACAGCGAGATTTTTGCTGCCCACGAACCGTGGGCTGAAGAACTAAGCCGCATCCCAGTTTTTCTGCTGTTGGGAGAAGCCGTTTGTAGGCTGATTGCAGGGAGGTGGCTGCTGTTTCACTTAGAAAATAATGCGGTTCAGTACTTGCTGCGAAGGGGTAGCAGGGAGAGCAGACTTGCTTAGAAATCACAAAGGACCGTGGATCAGTGACCCCCGTGGGGATTTCTGGCCTCATTTCTGACATGTGTCCATTTATTCCGAGCGACTTGCCGGAAGGAATCCCTTACAGCATCGGGGTGGCTGCGTGCTTGCACAGGAATGGATGCCAGCCCGCAGGACAAGCACCTGGCGTGCTGTCTGTGCAGGGCCGTGGTGTGAATCCGTCCTTAGGGCTGTTGGGAGCTGCCAGGCTGCCCAAGGCTCCCCTTCAAACCATGAGCAAGGGCTTTGCAGAGCACGGTGGTGGAAATGGGCTCAGAGACTTGCTGGCATCCAGCTTTCCAAgcaaatgttttaaaaggcaaagaCTTGGGATAAAAAAAGAACTGCTGTGTGGTGGTATTCTCAGGAGGCTTTGCAAATTCCTCCACCTCAGAGCTGTgtgtctttctctcctctctctagATTCCCCTAAGCAGCTGGTAGCAAGCCACGGTGGTGAGCTTTCACATGCACGCAATGCCTTGGCCCCAAAGGGTTGTTTGGGAAATGTTTCCCTTGCTTGAAAGGGGTAAATGGGTCCACAGAACAAGAGCCAAGCGTAGCTGTGAACCCAGAAGCAATGCCCTGGGTGGCTGGGCTGGTGGCACAAATTAGGAGGAGGACACACTGGGATCAAATGAGCAAGAGGCAGCCACAGCGGGGATGCTGTGGCAGTGCAAGGGTGAGAGGACACTCGTGGTGTGACAGAGACCCTCAGATGTTTGCAGACCCTCAGGCTCTGGGCTGTTTGCTTGCAGCGAGGTTGGCATGCCTGGCTTGTGTAGCTGTGGGGCAGACCTTGGCTTTTGAGACTCTTGGCTGGAAAGGGCTACCATGCTAATGCACGGCCACCCAACTGAGAAATTGTCACGTTTCTGCTCTCATGAGGGATGATGTTTGGGAAAGAAGGATGCATGAAGAGACCCTCAATGGCTGGATATAGTGCAGATGTAGGTTAAACGGCCATTTACAAACATGGATGTACCAGTAGCACTTAATATACGTCAAGCACAGAACAAGGCATTGAGTCCTTCAGACAGAGTTCCACATGGATGTACAAATCCCCCATGCCATCGTTTTCAGGGACACTTTCCAGAGAGGGCAGAATCAGATGCCTCAAAGAACTGGAGACTATGAAATATAGTACATAGGCTCCCAGTGTAGGCAGCTTGGTCATGGAGAGATGAAAACCCAAGAATGTTCATAGCTACACATCTTCCAACCACCTGGTATTTCTGTACTCAGTGGC
This region of Harpia harpyja isolate bHarHar1 chromosome 1, bHarHar1 primary haplotype, whole genome shotgun sequence genomic DNA includes:
- the PKIG gene encoding cAMP-dependent protein kinase inhibitor gamma isoform X1, with the protein product MSIGLQQAGTDSGGENTPLGPRSATSFSSSQYKETASLKLAATPPASLAARRPGQRRQEGEIQPRFLPQWRDRGTWHSRSSGSWGGQAAALLRMKLV